The Anopheles gambiae chromosome 2, idAnoGambNW_F1_1, whole genome shotgun sequence genomic sequence acaaaaaaacaaacacactttaGCATATTAggatatacaaaaaaaaccaattgtCAGACTTATGGCGAAAAGGCGTAGAAAGAGCTATGTGAactgtgtgtgggtgtgtatagCGTGTAAACACTAAGAAATTGTGACAAGAAGCCGCCGTCGACGCGGGGTCCTACTTGTTGCAAAGGAAGAGGAAGTATTACCAAGTAAATACGCAAAGAGACACAGAGCAGGGGAGACGAAGAGTACACATACCGACATACACGCGAATTTGCGAACTTTCCAAACTCAACCATCattgtatttatttctttttatttttacagtgaaataaaatcaagCGCCATCAAATTTCggatattttatgtttttaaagcaTTGAACATTGAGCTGGTGAATTTTGTCATTAAtttattcgatttatttttctcttttcttcccTCATTTTCACGACTAACTTTTGGCGTAGAAGACGGAGGGCGCCACCGCCCGCGTCATTGGCCCATTGTCATGAGCGCTACCACTAATCTAAGGACAGGATCGAATTGAGGCTAGTAACGCTATCGCCCTGACTAGAAGCGACCGAGCTGCGCTTGGCAAGATCGTACCGCGGTCCACCGAGGTAGCTGATCGGGTTGGCGTACTGGCGCCGGTCGGGGCCGAGATAGATCGGCGCCTGCTTCCGGTACTTGAGGCGCAGCGAGGGCTTCGGCTTTAGAGGCGGCTCTCCGTCCCTTCCGGgttgctctgctgctgctgctccggctgCGGCGGCACCTGCAAGATCGAGCTGACAAGCGTGAGAAGAAGACGCCGGGGGGATGACCACTCCATCAGCAGCATCGACAGCTGGAACAGTAGTAGCACCATCGGCAGAAGCATTACTTGCAAGCAGTTTCACCACTACCGCCTCGTCCGGTGGCGGCCCGGCGTAAGCGaaggaagatgatgatggtgctacATTGCGATCCGGGTTGCGGACTACTACCCTTGGCGGCGGCGTTGGCGACAGTGTGGTCTGCTGTGTGCGGTGTAGTACTACTCCACCATCCTAGAGCAAGGTGTGCGAGCACATATGAGCGAGAATGagaagtgtgcgtgtgtggcgtACGCAAAGCGAGCGAAGGGGGGGAGGCATGAATAGTGGAGACGTATGCGGCGATTGAGGGACACACTACACCGTGTACAGTGCAACAACGGAGAAAAGGGACACTCGTTTTTAGTTACATTGAATCTTTAAAAAAGGGTCGTAGAGTGCTTTACTGTAGAGAAGACAGGAACGAGGAGAAGTCGATTTATCAAATTACTTTATTTACGCAGTCAGAAGGAGTCGCCTAGTTGGCTGTTTTAGGTAGCTAGGgttgagatagagagagagagattggaTAAAAAATGGTTGGATAGGCCTAAATCCTTTTTACAGTGAGAACAGTGAGAACTTTACAATTGCGCACGCGTTACCTCATAAATCGACCATCGACGTGTGACACTTAAGGGTACAAACGAGAGATAGACACAGTTTGGGAATGTCCTAGCTCGTTGTCCAGTTGCCTACCACCCATTgtatacaaacacactcacacacacaacatacacaTTGAGAGCCGTGTACCGTTCGCCGGCGCAAGCACAGCGCAGCACATCCAACACAGATACAGTAATGCCCAGTAATGACCGCGCGCACATTCCAACACGCACAAATTAAATCACACAAACgtacacccacacatacactcacacacagcacacaaacatacagatAAAATAGAGGAGTTGTAGAGGAGGTGGATCGTAAAAAGGGAGCTACGCCGGCGATTCGGGCGTTTCGTCGATTTTGAACGGCAACGGGTTGGCGCTAATCAGTgcgggcggtggcggcgggcCCCAGGACACTTGCCGTGGGCCGCGCGACCGCAGCCCATTGGTGAGCGGTGTCGATGTCATCATGGCGACCGGCAGCGGTCCAACAGCGCCGGTGGTGGCCGTTGGCGTTGCCGGTCCATCCGCCAGGAGCGATTCGGGCGGATGCGTTAGGGTCAGCTTGGGCGGTGTTTTCCTCGCGTTTGGTGGGTGAGAattggtgatgatggtgttttTGGCAAAGCTTACTTTCACCTGTTGAAGACACAACGGGGTAGGGTGGGGTGGGGAAAGAAGAGAGATACGAGGAaacagagagatagaaaaTGGAACAAGGacacagcaaaaaaggggCGGCATTAGTTTCTGGCTAGGGAGACCTGGTTAGGTGCGTTCCAGTTCGGGGGGGGAACGGTTGGGTgggggttggtggtggtggtggtggtagcaaatGAAACAGTTAATCTTGGGGTCTCTTTGCTCTTGCTACGATTGAGGCAATTTGCCATTTTAACCAtcaattacattaattaattaattaaataattaataccttttcatttgcctttttcccacctttccacCAGAtgcactctctcgctctcatgCACATACCAACGTAAACGTTCCACCGGACAGCACATATCGACAAGAGAAGACATGTGTTTGTTATGCTGTTATAAAAACGAACAACCAGGCGTGGTGGCCCTCTCATGCAGCCATGCAACATTCCGTTAGAGAAAGGTCTGGAGCAACACCAAAATGAAACACACTGCACATGCACACGTGTGGTACACAccgaaacaacacaacaaaacaccaacCAACAAATTTGTTTGAGGTAAATTAATCGTCCAATATTTCGTGTTTCcttattccattttttttaatcattgcaACATCTCTGACacaaagtttttatttttcacttccagagacacacacatacacacaacgcTACTTATACGGGACTAGAAATAACACGCAGAAAAGGGGAACACTTAGCATGCAAAGGCAAACGCGGCCAAACGCGTGGGGCGTTTGGTGGTAACGAATGAATAAATAAGGTAAATCGCCTACCCCCCTCCCACGTGTGCTCTACGGCTACGGTACTCTCTACTACACACCAGCTTCCCGGTGCGCTTACCTAAAAGGGGGAGGGTGCGGTTTGGTGTTTCATACACGCATACACATACTGCTAGAACGTTGTTAGTTGCTGTGTGTAGAGGGCGTGCAGATTGTTAGTAGTGTGTTGTGAGGGCTTTAAGCTTACGAAAGGGAGGTCATAAGGGAATTGGGAGTCATAACGGGGAAAGAAGTAGGCCTAaaattccgaaaaaaaaaactggtggACGTTTCAAGGAGGTGTTGGTTTTTTAGACTAAATTTTGATGGAAATGTGTACTGATGAGAGGAACGGGATGGGACAAACACAGGAAACCTCCaaattgcttctttttttttaactgctgCGTGCAGCACatgcatgcacatgcacattaCGTGGATGTTTTAGACACGAAACTCATCGCTAGGATGCAGCTGCAGGTCGCCAAGGTCGAGCCTGTTAAGCGTAACCTCGCTGATCGAGCTGAGCGGGGCGAGCGCCTGTATGCTTACCGGGTTGTCGGTTAGCTCGCTGTCCTCCTCGTGCCCGTCGGACGGATCGTCCAGATCGGTcacgcggtggtggtggtggtgattacCGTTGGCGATACGCGCACGTGGACCGTCCATCCCGTTGCTTTCGCCGTGACGCGACTGTTGCTCCGTAGGATGCTGTGCGGACTTTAGCAGCGCTTCGTTCTCTTCCGCTGCAAGCGATTCCCACTGCAGCTCGTGGTCGAGCAGTTGGCTGTCTGTTGGCAGTGTAAGAGCAAGTGAGAGAGGTTAGGAGCGTTTACAACAACGCAAAACCCCTCGCGTACTTACCACGAATGCCACCAGTTTCGGCCGTGCCATTGCTTTGCGGAAGACTTTCCACCGGCGCTGCGGCTACTGTTGCTACTGGTGATGGCTTTTCCGACGCCGCCGTCACGCTGCCATTCTTCAGTATGCCCACCAACGGTTTCGCTCCATTGTCCTTCTTCTCATCGCTCGGGATctgggaaatggaaaatcggcAGAGCCGCCCGGGgttaattaaaaaatcatcCATAACCAATGCTCGCACTCTTTCTCGCTAACCGATTTGTACGAAAATCCCTTCACGTTCGTGGTGGACGTTTCGATCTGCATTTTGGCCGCCTGCTCCTTGCTCCAGATGATGTCCTCGTCCGTCTGGCGCTCGATGCGCTTGCGGTACTCCCGGTCCGACCGGTACACCTCGATCAGGCAGCACACCACGATGATGACGAAGATGGCGGTGAGCGTGATGAACACGACCTGCGTTTTTTCCTCCTTGGTCGACGGATCAAAGTAGACCGCTTTGTACGGTAGGCGCGTCGGTGCATCGACCACCCAGTTCTTGTCGATAACCTGCGTgtgatggagagagagagagaaaaaacgcaATCATACACAGGATATTGAGTGCTCGTGATGGGGTTTTTCGGTGGTGGGACGAAAAACGGCCACCAAACGCTACTTGCTTACACAAACCGCCGCCGTGACTCTGTGATTCGACAGCCCGAAAGCTTATCTCGttatttgttctttttcttttttttagctATCGGAAGTCATGTGCTCCCAAAACCTACCGAAGTCATGTTGAGTGCCGGCTCGTTGAAGGGCGTCAGCTTCTGGATGACATCGAACTGCTTGCACTGGGCTGACCGTACGCCCTGCGAGTTGATCACGGTAATGGTTTCCGCCTCGCTCTTGGTGAACAGCATGTACTCCTCCAGCGGTTTCATCGTTTCATTATTGACCTGGATGAAGATATCTAccgaacaaaacgaaacgcaCCAGACACGCGGGATTAGATGCCGATGCAGATTTGCAATTTTCCACACAAACGAAACTCGCACTACTACTCACTCGACAGGCAACCGTCGTAGCTTTTGTACACGGCAAAGCGCGGATCGGTCGTATTAACGCCCCCGATCTGGACGTGATTGGCACCCGGGTCCGGCACCGGCACGAGCGGTTTGTTCGCCACCGCCCGTATCGGTATCTGCGCCCGGTCGACGAGCAGCGACGCTTCGTCGCCGTGCCGCGTGTAGTACACCGAGTGGCGCGCATCGTCCATAAAGTTGCCCTCGATGCGGGCCGCGTACGTGGCGCCCTCCCGGTCCTCCTCGATgtacagatggttttccgcggTGATGGCCACCATCAGGTAGTAGCTGCGGTCGTTGCGCgactgcagcaacagcatcaccCGGTTCACCCGCCGCATATCGTTGCTCGAGAAGGCGAGCTGCAGCCGGACCGAGCCGACGGTGTCGGCCAGCGCTAGGCGGCGTAGGAGCGTCGCCTCCCCGCTAAAGCTGGCCCCCTTCTCCTCCGAGCAGAACTCGCCGAGGAAGCTGGTGTGCTCGCAGTTGCAGGTGCTCTCCTGCCGCACAAAGTTCTCCGTACAGATGCCACCGTTTTTGCACGGCTCCGCGTCACACTTCATCTGGCAGCCGTTCAGCACACCGTCGGTTACtgtgggagagagagggagatggAGAGACAACGACGAACAAGCAAACAGCAGGTGAGTGGATGAATgacttttttatgtatttttcctGGAATCGTGCAAGGATATCGTTCCACCCGGTGCACCGGGAGGAAATTGCTTTTTAGGATAAGGATAATGGCATAACGCTGGCCGAAACACCGTAACACCATAGCCACAGAACAAGATAAAAagcgtttgttttgcaaattttaaTTACGAAAGTAACATTATTTTATGGTAAAACGGGGCAAACTGGACACCATTCTTATTCATTGGACAGAAATTCTTTTATTTCCTTTGCAAAGTTTCATGAATTTTCCAAAATTATTACCTAATATTTAGCTGCaaattgatattatttttaccaGGTTGCAAATTAAGATCgaataaatgttttaaaaatggaTGGAAGTTTATGGGTTAAGCAAAAGAAATGCtaggaatataaaaaaaacacttcaaactgTTTTCGTCCctattacaggggtttccgaGTCAGTATCGAATGTCTAAAACATTTTTCCTTGCTTGCGAAAAGtgtttcaacagctgtcaaatattttattttcatcacattaatgtttcagttcttccacatgattttcaacacgtctcaagctggtTTGAGTTTTACAGCTCTTTGTGGTGAGTTGAAAATCGTGTTTATGaactaaaattttatgttgatacaaatacaccatttgacagctgttgaaaaacatcttggaggcggtgaataattatgtttacattcgaaattgacttggaaaaccctgtatggccaaattctttctgttttcattgaaggaaaaaagaagaagtagacGCGTGTTTTGCTAAATTTAGATtttcggcctcagcacaatttttcgatcgaaaaaaatcGAGCGATctggctgtcattttggtgtcatttgacactcatttcgccgccaaggtgttcattttactggtctttttgaaaactggtataccatgacactcacgagcaaaatgaactatgctacaaaaattcgatcgttccgctttgtatggCAAAAAATCCGCAACTcattgagctgcggaaattttcaaatatcagaaaaatgccataaatcaaggttaatggttttgaaaaacgttatgtaaaagcaagttggtaattgttctggttctttttcaatattttgggtgataaaaaatcatttattaaatattttaaaaaatggtttgcctACACTAAGTACTGAACTCGATGGGAATCGACTTCATGCAAGAGTAtgaaagaaatagttatactgtcagttttacgtgagcgcctatcgatttttttcgatcgaaaaatggtgCTGAGGCCGTTTGGCTCAGCTTCTATGCCCGTTTTGAACATTAGGTGGTTGGCAAATTTACATGACGCTAGCCGGAACAACGCGtaacttacagggtttcccacgatttattggtcagctCCCATAACTTTTTGGGCTcatctcacgatttattcatcgtatcccatagatttttgcttcgttcccataatttgttGGTATcatccgattggatatcaatacaattggaccaaaaaaatctGAGAAACGGctaaaaaatcgtgggaatgtaccaaaaaaaatatgggaaccaaccaaaaattaatgggaaccaaccaatcaaTCGTGGCAAACCGTGTAACATcgtcatttattttttaatttttggatATTAATTGGTTGATCAGAAACTTTTAATAATTTCAGTTCATAGTAAAACCAAAGAATAATGTAAAAATCAATATGTAAAGTTCAATAGCAAGCCCAGTTTGCCCCATGCTCCCTTACGCCAATCAAGAACTCACCGTGTGCATTGTTTTGGGTGGCCATTTCACGCAGCGAGATAAGGTTCTCCCCAATTTTAAGTCCCCGAATGCAACCGATGTACCCTTCCAGCTCCGTCGTGTCTTGATTGGGGCGCAGCAGGTTGGCCGGATCGTAGCCACCGATGTTGAACTGGAAGTACTCGGTCGGTGGTGCCGGTGGACGATGTGGAGACAGTACCTCTGCAAATGGAAAGTCACTGTTAAGTCATGTTTTGCCACTCACTTCAAGCAAGCATTCTTCCTACCAAGCTCCGGATTGGTCCACGGTTTGTTGGAGTACTCGTCGAGCAGGAGGAAGCCACGCTCCACCGTCACGTTCTTCTCGTTCACGTACAGCGTGGTGTTCGTTTCCGTGCGTATTACCGCCACCTGAATGCTTCGCGCATTGTTTAGCTCGCTGTGCTCGATCGTTAGGTTCACGATATCGCTGCCATAGTTGTACAGATACACCATCTCACTTTGGTCGGTCAGGTACAGGTGGATGAAGTTGTTATAGTGATCGTTTGCGTACAGTACGAACGCGTGCCTATCGTACGTGCGCAGGTTTACCAGCAGCGAGGAGTTCAGGATGGCGCGCAGCTTTTCCCGTTCATCGCGCATATCCTCTGGGTCGGACAGGTAGTTGCGCTTCAGATAAGATTCACGACTGATGAACGTTAGCGCATCTTCGTTGATGtctgaaaccaaaaaaaaagaaggttttAGGTGTAGAGGATCACTCTTGCTTTTGATCTTTCTCGCCACCTACTTGTCTCACAGTGCTGTCCCAGATGAGCCCACCGGTTCTGGCAGACGCACTCGAACGTACTCCACAGCTCTCGGCAGTAGGCACCGTTCTTGCAAGGATTCGGCACACAGGACGGCTTGCAGTCTTTAATGATTTCCGACAGATGTACCGACATGAAGCTGTAGATGTCGAGGATCTCTCCGTTCACGACCAGCCCGCGGAAGCAACCGATGAGACCTTGCTTAACGGTGTACTTCTTAGAGATTTCCCTGGAGGTGGAAAAGAAAGACATATTGAATTATCTTCTTGCTATGTTTGGAGCCTGTTACTACGTACGTTGGAGCTCCTCCAATAAACATGCTGCCCTCGAACGGTCCAAACTCTTCCTCCGGCTGCAGATCTACCATGCGCGTGTCGGTGTTGATCATAAACCGCACATGATGCTCGTTGTAATCGATCCAGATCTTGTGCCACTCGCCACCGTTCAGCTTCCGGTTAGTGTCGATCACCAGCGTCTTCGGTGTGCCAGTGTTGAGCGTAAAGTTAAACGTCAGCTGGTAGTCACCGGTCAACGCCACCATGAACGATGGGTAGTTGGACCGAATCGGTGGCTGGAAGAGCAGAATAGCCTTTTCGCCGGTCGTGCGGAAGGAGAACGCAATGTCACCCTTGCGCCATCCGGGCACCTCAATGTACGACTGCGAGGTGGTGAATGTGACGACATACTTTTGGGTATCTATGCACGAGAGCAAGCATTAGAGCATCACGGCAAGGGGAGATTGAGTTTGAAATGTAACATCTTACTTGTTTCCACACATTCCAGTGGTCCGAGTGTGACCCGACCTTGTGACTCCTCGTCAAGGTTTTTCTGCTGCAGGAAGTACATCTGCGTAATGCCGAGATTCGGTGGCTCCTTGTAGTACCCTTCGTCCGACAGCCAGCGGTTGAGATTGGCATCGCAGTTGCAGGAATGGTTCAAATCCTCACAATTCTTCCCTATCGCACACGGGCATGTACCTCTGTGAAGATGGCAAATGGCAGCATTTTCAATTACGATCATGAGATGAGTGCTACCTGATGATTAAGTTACCTTTTAACCTCTCCAAGCGAATCCACCGTGTTGTTATTGCTGGACGACTTAAACCACGTGGACGAATGCAGCTCCAGCGGTGCCTTGATGCAATCGTACTTAATGTACTGCGTGCAGTACAGCGAATGCGAGATCAGCTCCTGCAGCATCTCCGCACTAAACTCCCGGTACTGTATGTTAAAGCTAAAGTCCTCATCCGTCGCCGACCGCACATCGACCTGCGACGGCAGGTTGTGCTCCACGATCGTTTTGGTCGCGTTTGCCAAACTCTGAAAGTCACACTTGACCCTCGCCGGCGGAAACACCCCATTACCGTCAATGTCAATCGAGTACACGTCCGACTTGGAGTACCCGAGCAACGCCAACTCCTCACAAGTCTTGCGGAACTTGGTAAAATGGCAGTTCTTGCCAATGTAGCCCGTGTCCTTGCAGTCACAGATGATACCGTCATCCTTTACCGCACACTTGCCACCATGCTCGCAGGTGTTGGGCTTCTTGCACGGATCCACGTACTTGCAGTTGTCGAGCGAGACATCGCCCACCACCCGCTCACTTTTCACCAGATAGCGTGGCTCAATTTCGACACCATTGATTTTGAGATCCCGCAAACAGCCGACCAGACCGGATGCGGCCGCTTTCAAGCTGCTGCCGATGATCAGCTTATCGCCAATGTTGAAGGAAAGTCCGTACATCTGCGTGACCGAGTGGCGATAGTCTACGACGAACTTGATGTCGTTCCGCTCGTACGTCAGCTGAATCGAGTGCCAGGAGGTTGGGTTTTCGATGCGAATGTACGTCGTGTGGGTGATGTTGCTTTTCACGTCCGGGCAGAGATCGAAGCTGAGCCGGTCGGTGGCTAAACGGAGCTGTGGAGGGAGAGTGTAtttaatattatattataCTCTGTGAGTGCAGGTTGTAATGTCTTCATTATTGGCACCATTATAGGGATCATTTTTCCACACAACGGGCCCTAAATGTCGCCCCTAAAATGCTTTCTTTTGAGCAAACAAAGCCAAACGTTCAACGGAAAAAGGATTAAAGCTTACCGACATGGTAGATATTAAAAAACTTTCTTcccccaaaaatcaaaactcttTTACCTTTGGCCTGGCATGGAAGGTTTCGGTTACCACCCACGGCGATGCCAAAGAGGCAAGAAAGGTGACACTTTTGCCGGAATGGTGTTGGTTTGGTTGCTGGTATAAAGATACCCATCCGTAGCAACATTTGCTACCCCGAACCCGAGACGTTACCAATTCTTGGtagtgtgctgtgtgcttggAAGCTTCAggcaaaagcaacaaaccaCCCGGAATCAGAGGCCCCCTGGTATGCGAGATTATCACATGCAATCatgcgtgtgagtgtgatgTCCGGATCATCTTACCGCAATACCGCAAGGTTGGGTGCTCTGCTCCGCACAGGgggaaaaatggcaaattcCATTTTTCCACACACCGTTTTTGGGTAACTCGGTGAACAGATTTCCCTTTATCGCAACCTCCCTCTCGGTCCCGCGTGTTTTTGCAATTTGTGAGATTCCTTCCTAGGAAGAAGCGAAGAACCGACCCTAAATTCCGACCCCCCTTTTGCCAGTAGaaagctgtgtgtttgtggtttggCGTGTTTGTGGCTGAATGGTTGAATTTCGTTCAATTTCTTACTCCCAAAAAGCTGAGTGGGGACATTTAGTTGTTGGTTTTATCGCtccttccctttccctccCTCGAAAGCTTACCTCCCAAAATCCGTTCCCTTCGCTCGTCTTCACCTCACTGTACGCGAGGACGGCGGTCGCCTTGCTGCTCTTGAAGTCGAACTTGAGCGACAGCGTGTCGGGATTGTTCATCGGCCACCAGATGTGGGATTTGGCGTACGAGAAGGTGATCGGTATCACCTCCACGTTCGCCTCGTAGAACTCCTCCTGCAGCACGCCGATATAGTGCACCTTCGGGTTGCCCTTCTTCAGCTCGAACAGCACCGACACGTCGTTGTAGAAGACGTACTTGAGCGAGCCGACAAAGTTGTTGCTCGAGGCAAGGCCCTTCCGCTTGCTCAGGTTTGGACCGCCGCCGAAGTAAATCTCCGGATCGAACAGCAGGTTGTGGATCGGTCCGAGCAGGTCCAGGATGCGCACGTGATCGTCCAGGATGGCGATCACCTTGTCGTGCTCGTGCAGTATGGTGAGATTGTGCCAGTAGTGGCGGGTTAGGTCTTGGCCGAGCGTTGCGCTCATAACACCATCGCCAAAGTCCATCTCAATGTAGGCGGAGTGGTTCTTGATGGAGGCAGCAATGTACTGCGGCTTCAGGGATTCACCACTCGCGTAGAACAGGGCCGAATCGTCGTAGTTTGTCTTGAACATCATGCTGATGCGGGTGATGGGCGAGTGCACCCGATCCTTCCAGTCGTAGATGCGGTAGGACACGTAGCTCGAACCTCGCAGCGTTAATACAGTTGCGGCTGAAAAGTTTGCAACGAGTTTTGTGTTAGTTTTGTGCTTTCGAAGTTAGCTTCTCAGCTCCCCGACACTCACTGTAGATGTCGCAGTGTTCGCCCTCGTACTTGGTGCCGAAGCAATCGCACGAGATGTCATAGTAGTGATTGATGCAGCGCGACCCGGTAAAGCAGAGATTCTGCCGCGAGTGGCACTTGTTCCGGCAGCCCTCCTTGACGTTCTCGTGCTTGGTCGCGATCAGGGGCGTTATCGGGAGCAGGTCCGAGGCGGCCTTGCCCGAGCTGAGCACCACGTTCCGGATGCAGCCGACAAACGACTCAATTATGTACTTCACACCGTGCAGCTTCTCTTCCGAGCTGAGTCCTGTCGGGcatgagagagagaaggaaaaagatgGGTTCCTTGTTTGAGTGTACCTCGAGATTCTTATCTTGACAGTAATAGAACGGGGGAGGGGTCTCCGTGGATGATAAATAGATCAGTGTGTCAAAAGTTCAATTTCTGCTTGGCGTGTCGTGTAATGAAGAAGAGCGTACAAATTGGAACACAGCGCAGAAATCAATTCGCGTTGAGAATTTGGGGGCGTTCTGAGTGATTTGTTTCTACACTAAGACACTAATGAATTTAAGCAGTATTAACGTTTTCCACTTAAAACTGAAAACACTTGCTTTTGTGAGCATTCGATGGTGTAGGCCCAGTTTTGCTCAAATCCTTGCTTCACCCCCAAGGCAAGCGACTTCCAAGCGGCTACGCATGAAAATCGGGCGGAAAAAGCCCCGATTGACAAATCGGTTTGGAACGGTACGGACGAAGTAAGGCAATTGCGCCGCCGACAAGCAGCACTTTTGCCAATTCACACACGAGCGCGCACCCTAAACACATCATTACACAAGCCACAAATCATTTGTACACGGCGGCGATGGCAAACGGCCAAGGCCGGCGGAAAGTCTTTCCAGCTGCGTGCTTTCGTTCCATTCCCCTATATCCTAATCACAGCTCATTTATCGTTCGGCCTGGCGTGAAAATCGTATCAATGTTTTGCTCTGTGCGCTTCGCCGGCCGACATTGGTCGACAAAGTTTTTGCACCAaacagtacacacacacactaccagCCGGACTCGGAGCCGGTAGGGACTTGAAACAGAGAGAATATACCCTGGCGCATGATTTTCATCGCCACCCATAACACAACATAACCGTCACCATCAATCTTATCGAAGATTAAGGGCGCCGTTTTCTCGGGAAAGGCTCTCGCCCATCTCGGCGGCCGCTTTCCGTACGGTGTTCCCGTTTTTGGGAATGACAAGGTTGTGTTTTGGTGGGTGGATGGAGTGTGCGACATAAACCCTTGTACTCCTCAACAAGCTTCTGATGGTTCCCGGGTTCTCCCTTTGCGATTTTGCGATAGGCTTATCCGATTGCGAGAAGTAAACCGAGAAGAAATGAATGGAGGgtttcggtggtggtggtgatggccgGCTGGTTCCGGCCGAGATGGATGAGCCGATGAAGGTTGTCGAGTATGCTAAAGGCTTTTCGGCTACTGTGGCACACTGAGTGAGTGTTCCAGATGGGGGTTTTAGCTGATGTAACGCTGGTGTCTTTTCGAATTGTGTCTCGATAAAGAATGGGAATAGAAATATTGTTCTACTTAAAGGGAAGGCAATGGGTATATTGGGTTGCCTTAAACGAATCTCGGACGACGATTTGggcgaaataaaaaatgaagttaaaaaCGTGGAAAGCCAACATGCTCCATTCCTTTGTGGTGCTTGGCGGTGTGTTAAAGCTTATATTTGCGTATTAATTTTATACTACTTCTATGCTTTTGCTCATTTTACACGCTCAACTTAAAATCGCTTCAGAAAGTTACAAATTCTAGGATGCGACAATTTTGAACTTTTTTGAAGAACTGTGTGATTTATAA encodes the following:
- the LOC1277107 gene encoding axotactin isoform X5 encodes the protein MTYHAASVLLTLCLTLAPIPYDRCVLAIPTNAEPPKEIVYPKCTGPGEPGQCQTFDYRYRFEQTINNCTQFIWGGCGGNLQNNFETYEQCMQQCANETQTPQPPVPLTTTVDPSSTSVRTQTQEAWSLHSSSSTLAPVPDELRGSELTFKETGYEKTFMFAKNNTFIQMDGETIQTFQLRLCREISFQFRTRLPHGLLVYHNVKTPAGVKLDPYALYVIVEKGQLKVVHVFGNHSTSVTVGEGLNRDEWHSVMVRIDVHGARLIARVDNNKEEVYLKGLNHETNYGVSINLMSVVLVGGLSSEEKLHGVKYIIESFVGCIRNVVLSSGKAASDLLPITPLIATKHENVKEGCRNKCHSRQNLCFTGSRCINHYYDISCDCFGTKYEGEHCDIYTATVLTLRGSSYVSYRIYDWKDRVHSPITRISMMFKTNYDDSALFYASGESLKPQYIAASIKNHSAYIEMDFGDGVMSATLGQDLTRHYWHNLTILHEHDKVIAILDDHVRILDLLGPIHNLLFDPEIYFGGGPNLSKRKGLASSNNFVGSLKYVFYNDVSVLFELKKGNPKVHYIGVLQEEFYEANVEVIPITFSYAKSHIWWPMNNPDTLSLKFDFKSSKATAVLAYSEVKTSEGNGFWELRLATDRLSFDLCPDVKSNITHTTYIRIENPTSWHSIQLTYERNDIKFVVDYRHSVTQMYGLSFNIGDKLIIGSSLKAAASGLVGCLRDLKINGVEIEPRYLVKSERVVGDVSLDNCKYVDPCKKPNTCEHGGKCAVKDDGIICDCKDTGYIGKNCHFTKFRKTCEELALLGYSKSDVYSIDIDGNGVFPPARVKCDFQSLANATKTIVEHNLPSQVDVRSATDEDFSFNIQYREFSAEMLQELISHSLYCTQYIKYDCIKAPLELHSSTWFKSSSNNNTVDSLGEVKRGTCPCAIGKNCEDLNHSCNCDANLNRWLSDEGYYKEPPNLGITQMYFLQQKNLDEESQGRVTLGPLECVETNTQKYVVTFTTSQSYIEVPGWRKGDIAFSFRTTGEKAILLFQPPIRSNYPSFMVALTGDYQLTFNFTLNTGTPKTLVIDTNRKLNGGEWHKIWIDYNEHHVRFMINTDTRMVDLQPEEEFGPFEGSMFIGGAPTEISKKYTVKQGLIGCFRGLVVNGEILDIYSFMSVHLSEIIKDCKPSCVPNPCKNGAYCRELWSTFECVCQNRWAHLGQHCETNINEDALTFISRESYLKRNYLSDPEDMRDEREKLRAILNSSLLVNLRTYDRHAFVLYANDHYNNFIHLYLTDQSEMVYLYNYGSDIVNLTIEHSELNNARSIQVAVIRTETNTTLYVNEKNVTVERGFLLLDEYSNKPWTNPELEVLSPHRPPAPPTEYFQFNIGGYDPANLLRPNQDTTELEGYIGCIRGLKIGENLISLREMATQNNAHVTDGVLNGCQMKCDAEPCKNGGICTENFVRQESTCNCEHTSFLGEFCSEEKGASFSGEATLLRRLALADTVGSVRLQLAFSSNDMRRVNRVMLLLQSRNDRSYYLMVAITAENHLYIEEDREGATYAARIEGNFMDDARHSVYYTRHGDEASLLVDRAQIPIRAVANKPLVPVPDPGANHVQIGGVNTTDPRFAVYKSYDGCLSNIFIQVNNETMKPLEEYMLFTKSEAETITVINSQGVRSAQCKQFDVIQKLTPFNEPALNMTSVIDKNWVVDAPTRLPYKAVYFDPSTKEEKTQVVFITLTAIFVIIVVCCLIEVYRSDREYRKRIERQTDEDIIWSKEQAAKMQIETSTTNVKGFSYKSIPSDEKKDNGAKPLVGILKNGSVTAASEKPSPVATVAAAPVESLPQSNGTAETGGIRDSQLLDHELQWESLAAEENEALLKSAQHPTEQQSRHGESNGMDGPRARIANGNHHHHHRVTDLDDPSDGHEEDSELTDNPLPKTAN